A DNA window from Helianthus annuus cultivar XRQ/B chromosome 15, HanXRQr2.0-SUNRISE, whole genome shotgun sequence contains the following coding sequences:
- the LOC110909908 gene encoding uncharacterized protein LOC110909908, whose amino-acid sequence MDPMNNSPSFLKLIQEDDQIFLQIPNDFASMIWGDQPPYKDSVKIVDGNKLWFVRLKKTDVGHVLADGFTKVVRDSCIRKNNYLMFQSFGQSSFFLMVFKSFVHQYCFISKITPDKGVIVMADEFWRQFYGKNFKGGQSTLYLGDRFWNVKMDGLTDSCVFTHGCSKMVNDLALDSRSIFVFSMVGNKIFELSVFNHQTSTQIQNNKVELVVLDDSIYGDDGDDLVIASEHKKKCSTAETDFQESVVVECEDDKFQLARC is encoded by the exons ATGGATCCAATGAACAAcagtccttcatttttaaagcttattcAGGAAGATGACCAGATATTTTTG CAAATACCTAATGACTTTGCTTCAATGATTTGGGGAGACCAACCACCTTACAAAGATTCAGTTAAGATTGTTGATGGCAACAAGTTATGGTTTGTAAGACTGAAAAAAACTGATGTTGGCCATGTTCTTGCTGATGGCTTCACCAAAGTTGTTCGGGATAGTTGTATAAGAAAAAATAACTATCTTATGTTTCAGtcatttggacaatcatcattcTTTCTAATGGTGTTTAAATCATTTGTTCATCAATACTGCTTTATATCCAAAATCACACCTGACAAAGGCGTTATT GTCATGGCTGATGAATTTTGGAGGCAATTTTATGGGAAAAATTTCAAAGGTGGTCAATCAACTCTTTATTTAGGAGATAGATTTTGGAACGTTAAGATGGACGGATTAACTGACAGCTGTGTTTTTACTCATGGATGTTCTAAGATGGTAAACGATCTTGCCTTAGACAGCCGATCTATCTTTGTCTTTTCAATGGTTGGAAATAAAATTTTCGAGCTTTCAGTCTTTAATCATCAAACCAGTACTCAAATTCAGAACAACAAGGTTGAGTTAGTTGTTTTGGATGACTCCATctatggtgatgatggtgatgatttggTTATTGCG TCCGAACATAAGAAGAAGTGTAGTACTGCCGAAACTGACTTTCAGGAAAGTGTTGTTGTGGAATGTGAAGATGACAAATTTCAGTTGGCAA GATGTTGA